A single Pseudoxanthomonas sp. DNA region contains:
- a CDS encoding MgtC/SapB family protein yields MDEATPQTWLALSSALGLGLLIGLVRERSPGRAHGIAGLRTHALVALAAAVAMSLGLPVLLVALAVTGVLAAMGYRATRQDDPGLTSEVTLVVTFLLGAMAMRTPALATALAVVVAVLLYAKQPLHELTRETFSEREVFDGLLLLASALVILPILPDRPIGPFEAINLATIWKLVVLVMAVSALGHIVLRVVGNRWGLAAAGFFAGYVSSTAATIGFGQRAKETPSLLRSAVAAALLSNLASLTLCVPILWAVSPPLVRDLLPELGAIAAVLLAGGLFGLHRGEDDAVKPPTSESRMFRFGQALGFALLVAALTFVAAALAAWIGPRGAMAAAAMSALAELHAAVATLANQFSRGGLEAAEARWWMLALLAASLTAKSVIAWVSGGAAYGLRVSAGLMAALVAGAAMVWVF; encoded by the coding sequence ATGGACGAAGCGACCCCGCAGACCTGGCTGGCCCTGTCCTCCGCGCTCGGCCTGGGCCTGCTGATCGGGCTGGTCCGCGAGCGCAGCCCGGGCCGCGCGCACGGCATCGCCGGGCTGAGGACGCACGCGCTGGTGGCGCTGGCGGCGGCGGTCGCCATGTCGCTGGGCCTGCCCGTGCTGCTGGTGGCGCTGGCGGTGACCGGCGTGCTGGCGGCGATGGGGTACCGGGCGACGCGCCAGGACGACCCCGGCCTGACCAGCGAGGTGACGCTGGTGGTGACGTTCCTGCTGGGCGCCATGGCAATGCGCACGCCGGCGCTGGCGACCGCGCTGGCGGTGGTCGTTGCGGTGCTGCTGTACGCCAAGCAGCCGCTGCACGAACTTACGCGGGAGACCTTCAGCGAGCGCGAGGTCTTCGACGGTCTACTGCTGCTGGCCTCGGCGCTGGTGATCCTGCCGATCCTGCCGGACCGGCCCATCGGTCCGTTCGAGGCGATCAACCTGGCGACGATCTGGAAGCTGGTCGTGCTGGTCATGGCGGTCAGCGCGCTGGGCCACATCGTCCTGCGCGTGGTCGGCAACCGCTGGGGGCTGGCGGCCGCCGGCTTCTTCGCCGGGTACGTGTCCTCGACCGCGGCGACCATCGGGTTCGGTCAGCGGGCGAAGGAAACCCCGTCGCTGCTGCGTTCCGCGGTGGCCGCGGCGCTGCTGTCCAACCTCGCCTCGCTGACCCTGTGCGTGCCCATCCTGTGGGCGGTGTCGCCGCCGCTGGTGCGCGACCTGCTGCCGGAACTCGGTGCGATCGCTGCCGTGCTGCTGGCGGGTGGACTGTTCGGCCTGCATCGCGGCGAAGACGATGCGGTGAAGCCGCCGACCTCGGAAAGCCGCATGTTCCGTTTCGGCCAGGCGCTGGGTTTCGCGCTGCTGGTCGCGGCGCTGACGTTCGTCGCGGCGGCACTGGCGGCGTGGATCGGTCCCCGCGGTGCGATGGCCGCTGCCGCGATGTCGGCATTGGCGGAACTGCACGCGGCGGTGGCGACGCTGGCCAACCAGTTCTCGCGCGGCGGGCTGGAAGCGGCCGAGGCGCGCTGGTGGATGCTGGCGTTGCTCGCCGCCAGCCTGACCGCGAAGTCGGTGATCGCCTGGGTCAGTGGTGGTGCGGCCTATGGGCTGCGCGTGTCGGCGGGGTTGATGGCGGCGTTGGTGGCGGGCGCGGCGATGGTGTGGGTGTTCTGA
- the acnD gene encoding Fe/S-dependent 2-methylisocitrate dehydratase AcnD: protein MNTDYRIPLPGTKLDYYDARAAVDAVQAGAWATLPYTARVHAENIVRRADPARRDDYLRQLVERRRDLDFPWFPARVVCHDILGQTALVDLAGLRDAIADQGGDPAQVNPVVPVQLIVDHSLAVECGGYDPDAFAKNRAIEDRRNEDRFHFIDWTKQAFKNVDVIPPGNGIMHQINLEKMSPVVYVQDGVAFPDTCVGTDSHTPHVDALGVIAVGVGGLEAENVMLGRASWMRTPDIVGVELSGRPQPGITATDVVLALTEFLRQSKVVGAYLEFRGEGAAALTIGDRATISNMAPEYGATAAMFFIDDNTLDYLRLTGRSDEQVALVETYAKTAGLWADDLQTAQYERTLHFDLSTVVRNMAGPSNPHKRLPTSALAEHGIADETKLASGRAEEAQGLMPDGAVIIAAITSCTNTSNPRNVIAAALLARNANAKGLVRKPWVKSSLAPGSKAVQLYLEESGLLPELEKLGFGIVAFACTTCNGMSGGLDPKIQQEIIDRDLYATAVLSGNRNFDGRIHPYAKQAFLASPPLVIAYAIAGTVRFDIEKDALGLDADGTPVTLKDIWPSDEEIDAIVKASVKPAQFRKVYEPMFNVRVEHGGRVDPLYAWRPQSTYIRRPPYWEGALAGERTLRGMRPLAVLGDNITTDHLSPSNAILASSAAGEYLAKMGLPEEDFNSYATHRGDHLTAQRATFANPQLVNEMAVVDGEVKKGSLARIEPDGQVVRMWEAIETYMDRKQPLVIIAGADYGQGSSRDWAAKGVRLAGVEAIVAEGFERIHRTNLIGMGVLPLEFKAGETRKTYGIDGTETFDVVGVRKPRADLTLVIHRANGETVQVPVTCRLDSDEEVSIYEAGGVLQRFAQDFLDASKAA, encoded by the coding sequence ATGAATACCGACTACCGCATTCCGCTCCCGGGCACGAAGCTCGACTACTACGACGCGCGCGCCGCGGTCGACGCCGTCCAGGCCGGCGCCTGGGCCACGCTGCCGTACACGGCGCGTGTCCACGCCGAGAACATCGTCCGCCGTGCCGATCCGGCGCGCCGCGACGATTACCTGCGCCAGCTGGTCGAGCGCCGGCGCGACCTGGACTTCCCGTGGTTTCCGGCGCGCGTGGTCTGCCACGACATCCTCGGCCAGACCGCTCTGGTGGATCTGGCCGGCCTGCGCGATGCCATCGCCGACCAGGGCGGCGATCCGGCGCAGGTGAACCCGGTGGTGCCGGTACAGCTGATCGTCGACCACTCGCTGGCCGTGGAGTGCGGCGGCTACGACCCGGACGCGTTCGCGAAGAACCGCGCCATCGAGGACCGCCGCAACGAGGACCGGTTCCATTTCATCGACTGGACCAAGCAGGCGTTCAAGAACGTCGACGTGATTCCGCCGGGCAACGGGATCATGCACCAGATCAACCTGGAGAAGATGTCGCCGGTCGTGTACGTCCAGGACGGCGTGGCCTTCCCCGACACCTGCGTGGGCACCGACAGCCACACGCCGCATGTGGACGCGCTGGGCGTCATCGCCGTCGGCGTGGGCGGGCTGGAAGCGGAGAACGTGATGCTCGGCCGCGCGTCGTGGATGCGCACGCCGGACATCGTCGGCGTCGAACTCAGCGGCCGGCCGCAGCCCGGCATCACCGCCACCGACGTGGTGCTGGCGCTGACCGAGTTCCTGCGCCAGTCGAAGGTGGTCGGCGCCTATCTCGAATTCCGCGGCGAAGGGGCGGCGGCACTGACCATCGGCGACCGCGCGACGATCTCCAACATGGCGCCGGAGTACGGCGCCACCGCGGCGATGTTCTTCATCGACGACAACACGCTGGACTACCTGCGCCTGACCGGCCGCAGCGACGAACAGGTCGCGCTGGTCGAAACCTATGCGAAGACCGCCGGCCTGTGGGCCGATGACCTGCAGACCGCACAGTACGAACGCACCCTGCACTTCGACCTGTCCACCGTCGTGCGCAACATGGCCGGCCCGTCGAATCCGCACAAGCGCCTGCCGACCAGCGCGCTGGCCGAGCACGGCATCGCCGACGAGACCAAGCTGGCCTCGGGCCGGGCGGAGGAAGCGCAGGGCCTGATGCCGGACGGCGCGGTGATCATCGCCGCCATCACCTCGTGCACCAACACCAGCAATCCGCGCAACGTCATCGCCGCCGCGCTGCTCGCACGCAACGCCAACGCGAAGGGGCTGGTGCGCAAGCCCTGGGTGAAGTCGTCGCTGGCGCCGGGTTCCAAAGCCGTGCAGCTGTATCTGGAAGAATCCGGCCTGCTGCCCGAGCTGGAGAAGCTGGGCTTCGGCATCGTCGCCTTCGCCTGCACCACCTGCAACGGCATGAGCGGTGGGCTGGATCCGAAGATCCAGCAGGAGATCATCGACCGCGACCTGTACGCGACCGCCGTGCTGTCGGGCAACCGCAACTTCGACGGCCGCATCCATCCGTATGCGAAGCAGGCCTTCCTGGCATCGCCGCCGCTGGTGATCGCCTATGCGATCGCCGGCACCGTGCGCTTCGACATCGAGAAGGACGCGCTGGGCCTCGATGCCGACGGCACCCCCGTCACGCTCAAGGATATCTGGCCGAGCGACGAGGAGATCGACGCCATCGTCAAGGCCAGCGTCAAGCCGGCGCAGTTCCGCAAGGTCTACGAGCCGATGTTCAACGTGCGCGTCGAGCACGGCGGCCGCGTGGACCCGTTGTACGCCTGGCGTCCGCAGAGCACCTACATCCGCCGTCCGCCGTACTGGGAAGGCGCGCTGGCGGGCGAACGCACGCTGCGCGGCATGCGGCCGCTGGCGGTGCTGGGCGACAACATCACCACGGACCACCTGTCGCCGTCCAACGCGATCCTCGCGTCGAGTGCGGCGGGCGAGTATCTGGCGAAGATGGGCCTGCCGGAAGAGGACTTCAATTCCTATGCCACGCACCGCGGTGACCATCTGACCGCGCAGCGTGCGACCTTCGCGAATCCGCAGCTCGTCAACGAGATGGCGGTGGTCGATGGCGAAGTGAAGAAGGGCTCGCTGGCACGGATCGAACCGGACGGGCAGGTGGTGCGCATGTGGGAAGCCATCGAGACCTACATGGACCGCAAGCAGCCGCTGGTCATCATCGCCGGCGCCGACTACGGGCAGGGCAGTTCGCGCGACTGGGCGGCGAAGGGCGTGCGGCTGGCCGGCGTGGAAGCGATCGTGGCGGAAGGCTTCGAGCGCATCCACCGCACCAACCTGATCGGCATGGGCGTGCTGCCGCTGGAGTTCAAGGCCGGCGAGACGCGCAAGACCTACGGCATCGATGGCACCGAGACCTTCGACGTGGTGGGTGTGCGCAAGCCGCGCGCCGACCTGACGCTGGTGATCCACCGCGCGAACGGCGAGACCGTGCAGGTGCCGGTAACCTGCCGGCTGGACTCGGACGAGGAAGTGTCGATCTACGAGGCGGGCGGAGTGCTGCAGCGGTTCGCGCAGGATTTCCTGGACGCGTCGAAAGCGGCCTGA
- a CDS encoding TIGR00341 family protein — MASAEALWRWLRQWRREHLQVDRVAVLRNVDEGGQLGPRYAFMTVMACGIATLGLLQNSVAVIIGAMLISPLMGPIVELGMSLATFDFRSLRESLKTLAVGTAVALITATAIVLVSPLQEATPEILARTEPTLFDLLVAVFSGLAGAYATITRKGETIVGVAIATALMPPLAVVGFGIATLNASIAGGALFLFMTNLLAIALSVTIMARWYNFGGADSPKQTAWQAAMIVGTFLLLSIPLGLALRDIAARGVADRTIRNAMDEAARDHGGQLTTLRVERNDDVLRVDAVMLLPQHLPQLDRQLERKLESVLAKPVEVSLRELLTADETALANEQASLAQLRESVMRLQSVAERDAAQRSAGTRASEAMHQRVLAHFGQLEILEGGQRARWQLNGTAGLDIVEARRLEQALATDDPGALQVQVVPALQALPPVAFGDDQSALDAAGTAQVEAIAWALRRWGVNQLSVDGYAGNDATLALARAESVVAALDRQGIRGATARAVPGTDARSVAAAEGATVLREARIRLGSP; from the coding sequence ATGGCCTCTGCCGAAGCATTGTGGCGCTGGCTGCGCCAGTGGCGACGCGAACACCTGCAGGTCGACCGGGTCGCGGTGCTGCGCAACGTCGACGAAGGGGGGCAGCTAGGCCCGCGCTATGCCTTCATGACCGTCATGGCCTGCGGCATCGCCACGCTGGGTCTGCTGCAGAACTCGGTGGCCGTCATCATCGGCGCGATGCTGATCTCCCCGCTGATGGGGCCGATCGTCGAACTGGGCATGTCGCTGGCCACGTTCGATTTCCGCAGCCTGCGCGAGTCGCTGAAGACGCTCGCGGTGGGAACCGCGGTCGCCCTGATCACCGCGACCGCGATCGTGCTGGTCTCACCGCTGCAGGAAGCCACGCCGGAAATCCTGGCACGCACCGAGCCGACCCTGTTCGACCTGCTCGTCGCGGTGTTTTCCGGATTGGCCGGCGCCTACGCCACCATCACCCGCAAGGGCGAGACCATCGTCGGCGTCGCCATCGCGACTGCGCTGATGCCCCCGCTGGCCGTGGTCGGCTTCGGCATCGCCACCCTCAACGCCAGCATCGCCGGTGGCGCGCTGTTCCTGTTCATGACCAACCTGCTGGCGATCGCGCTGTCGGTCACCATCATGGCGCGCTGGTACAACTTCGGGGGGGCCGATTCACCCAAGCAGACCGCATGGCAGGCCGCCATGATCGTGGGGACCTTCCTGCTGCTGTCGATCCCGCTGGGACTGGCGCTGCGCGACATCGCGGCGCGCGGTGTGGCCGACCGCACCATCCGCAACGCCATGGACGAAGCCGCCCGCGACCACGGCGGACAGCTCACCACATTGCGCGTGGAACGCAACGACGACGTGCTCCGCGTCGACGCGGTGATGCTCCTGCCGCAGCACCTGCCGCAGCTGGACCGGCAACTCGAACGCAAGCTCGAATCCGTCCTCGCCAAGCCGGTCGAGGTGTCCCTGCGCGAACTGCTGACCGCCGACGAGACGGCGCTGGCGAACGAGCAGGCATCGCTCGCCCAGCTGCGCGAAAGCGTGATGCGCCTGCAGAGCGTGGCCGAGCGCGATGCGGCCCAGCGCAGTGCCGGCACCCGCGCGAGCGAAGCGATGCATCAGCGCGTGCTGGCGCATTTCGGGCAGCTGGAAATCCTGGAAGGCGGGCAACGGGCGCGCTGGCAGCTCAACGGCACGGCAGGACTCGATATCGTCGAGGCTCGGCGCCTGGAACAGGCGCTGGCGACCGACGACCCCGGCGCCCTGCAGGTGCAGGTGGTGCCGGCGCTGCAGGCGCTGCCGCCGGTGGCCTTCGGCGACGACCAGTCGGCGCTGGATGCGGCGGGCACCGCACAGGTGGAGGCGATCGCGTGGGCACTCCGGCGCTGGGGCGTGAACCAGTTGTCCGTCGACGGATACGCCGGCAACGACGCCACCCTGGCGCTCGCACGCGCCGAAAGCGTCGTCGCCGCGCTCGACAGACAGGGGATCCGCGGGGCCACGGCGCGGGCGGTGCCGGGCACCGATGCACGAAGCGTCGCCGCCGCCGAGGGTGCGACGGTGTTGCGCGAAGCCCGCATCCGGCTCGGGTCGCCCTAG
- a CDS encoding sensor histidine kinase, translating to MRMALTRLREPMTLAGVFTLAAVALGLRFMPADVLPLGVAAWAGYAAAFLFLATGPEAWRPAKLASLCVMALLALSLAALTPRIGTAQVLLVIWVACAVNLLAPRGVIGATLVLNVAFYLLMAKHDFGAPLTVTLINMGFQALAGLCVHYARRAEESRDALARVNADLLATRALLADSARDAERLRVARELHDVAGHKLTAMKINLRALAGDPALAGREEVRIAQQLSTELLDDIRNVVQAMRDSRGLDLQTAIRALAAPLPRPVLDLRIADGVRISDPAIAESLLRIVQECLTNAARHANADTLTVSLKNEDAGMHLHIEDDGRLKGRIHEGNGLSGIRERVAALGGDMQLGSTAGGGLFVDVRLPA from the coding sequence ATGCGGATGGCCCTGACCCGACTTCGCGAACCCATGACGCTCGCCGGCGTGTTCACGCTCGCGGCCGTCGCCCTGGGACTGCGCTTCATGCCCGCCGACGTCCTTCCGCTCGGCGTGGCGGCGTGGGCGGGCTACGCCGCCGCGTTCCTGTTCCTCGCCACCGGACCGGAAGCATGGCGCCCCGCCAAGCTGGCCTCGTTGTGCGTGATGGCGCTGCTGGCGCTGTCCCTGGCCGCGCTGACGCCGCGCATCGGCACGGCCCAGGTGTTGCTGGTCATCTGGGTGGCGTGCGCGGTGAACCTGCTGGCGCCACGCGGGGTGATCGGCGCGACGCTGGTGTTGAACGTGGCGTTCTATCTGCTCATGGCGAAGCACGACTTCGGCGCACCGCTGACGGTGACGCTCATCAACATGGGCTTCCAGGCGCTGGCCGGCCTGTGCGTGCATTACGCCCGCCGCGCCGAGGAGTCCCGCGACGCGCTGGCCCGCGTCAATGCGGACCTGCTGGCCACGCGCGCCCTGCTGGCCGACAGCGCGCGCGATGCCGAACGGCTGCGCGTGGCGCGCGAACTGCACGATGTCGCGGGCCACAAGCTCACCGCGATGAAGATCAACCTGCGTGCGCTGGCCGGCGACCCGGCGTTGGCGGGACGCGAGGAAGTGCGCATCGCGCAGCAGCTTTCCACCGAGCTGCTGGACGACATCCGCAACGTGGTGCAGGCGATGCGCGACTCGCGCGGGCTGGACCTGCAGACCGCGATCCGGGCGCTGGCGGCGCCGCTGCCCAGGCCTGTGCTGGATCTGCGGATCGCCGACGGCGTGCGGATTTCCGACCCCGCCATCGCCGAATCGCTGCTGCGCATCGTGCAGGAATGCCTCACCAACGCTGCACGCCATGCGAATGCGGACACGCTGACGGTGTCGCTGAAAAACGAGGACGCCGGGATGCACCTGCACATAGAAGACGACGGCAGGCTCAAGGGCCGCATACACGAAGGCAACGGCCTGTCGGGCATCCGCGAGCGCGTCGCCGCACTCGGCGGCGACATGCAGCTGGGCAGCACCGCGGGCGGCGGCCTGTTCGTGGACGTGAGGCTGCCGGCATGA
- the prpF gene encoding 2-methylaconitate cis-trans isomerase PrpF encodes MSHVPQIRIPATYLRGGTSKGVFFRLQDLPKRAQVPGRARDALLCRVIGSPDPYGKHTDGMGGATSSTSKVVIISPSSQPGHDVDYLYGQVPIDQAFIDWSGNCGNLSSAVGPFAIANGFIDRARIPENGMVTVRIWQANIGKTIVAHVPVTGGEVQETGDFELDGVTFPAAEVQLEFIDPADEGDGDGGGAMFPTGNLVDDLEVPGMGVFKATMINAGVPMVFVDAAALGYDGTELQGAINEDKAALAKLEAIRTHGAIRMGLVDSVEAAAKRPLTPKVAFIAPPKDYVSSSGKPVKAGDIDLLARAMSMGKLHHAMMGTASVAIATAAAVPGTVVNVAAGGGTREVLVFGHPSGTLRVGADVKQVDGRWVVTKAVMSRSARVLMEGTVRIPGDAF; translated from the coding sequence ATGTCCCACGTCCCCCAGATCCGCATTCCCGCCACCTACCTGCGCGGCGGCACGTCGAAGGGCGTGTTCTTCCGCCTGCAGGACCTGCCCAAACGCGCGCAGGTGCCGGGACGGGCGCGCGATGCGCTGCTGTGCCGCGTGATCGGTTCGCCCGATCCATACGGCAAGCACACCGATGGCATGGGCGGGGCGACGTCGAGCACCAGCAAGGTCGTCATCATTTCGCCGAGCTCGCAGCCGGGACACGACGTGGACTACCTCTATGGCCAGGTGCCGATCGACCAGGCCTTCATCGACTGGAGCGGCAACTGCGGCAACCTGTCGTCGGCGGTCGGGCCGTTCGCCATCGCCAACGGCTTCATCGACAGGGCACGCATCCCCGAGAACGGCATGGTGACGGTGCGCATCTGGCAGGCCAATATCGGCAAGACCATCGTCGCCCATGTGCCGGTGACCGGTGGCGAGGTCCAGGAAACCGGCGACTTCGAACTGGATGGCGTGACCTTCCCTGCCGCAGAAGTGCAGCTGGAGTTCATCGATCCCGCCGACGAGGGCGATGGCGACGGCGGTGGCGCGATGTTTCCCACCGGGAATCTCGTCGACGACCTCGAGGTGCCCGGCATGGGCGTGTTCAAGGCGACGATGATCAACGCCGGCGTGCCGATGGTGTTCGTCGACGCGGCGGCGCTGGGTTACGACGGCACCGAGCTGCAGGGCGCGATCAACGAGGACAAGGCCGCACTGGCGAAGCTCGAGGCGATCCGCACGCACGGCGCGATACGGATGGGGCTCGTCGACAGCGTGGAGGCCGCGGCGAAGCGTCCGCTGACGCCGAAGGTCGCGTTCATTGCACCACCGAAGGATTACGTGTCGTCGAGCGGCAAGCCTGTGAAGGCAGGCGACATCGACCTGCTGGCACGCGCGATGTCGATGGGCAAGCTGCACCACGCGATGATGGGCACGGCATCGGTGGCCATCGCGACCGCCGCCGCCGTGCCGGGCACCGTGGTCAATGTCGCGGCCGGTGGCGGCACGCGCGAGGTGCTGGTGTTCGGGCATCCGTCCGGCACCCTGCGCGTCGGTGCGGACGTCAAACAGGTCGACGGCAGGTGGGTGGTGACGAAGGCGGTGATGAGCCGCAGCGCGCGCGTGTTGATGGAAGGCACGGTGCGTATCCCCGGCGACGCGTTCTAG
- the azu gene encoding azurin, with translation MPRLLSLLALLALPLLSFSALARNCVVTIQATDMMSFDLKTMRVPGDCAQLRVVLKHTGRMPAQAMGHNWVLTETRHHREVGLAGGRMKLADAYVPRNDARVIAHTPVIGGGQTTEVVFPTSRLRKGGDYTFFCSFPGHWNMMKGRLVFE, from the coding sequence ATGCCCAGATTGCTCTCCCTGCTCGCCCTGCTGGCGCTCCCGCTGCTCTCCTTTTCGGCTCTCGCCCGCAACTGCGTGGTGACGATCCAGGCCACGGACATGATGAGCTTCGACCTGAAGACCATGCGCGTCCCCGGCGACTGCGCACAGCTGCGGGTCGTGCTGAAGCACACCGGCCGCATGCCGGCACAGGCGATGGGGCACAACTGGGTGCTGACCGAAACACGCCACCACCGCGAAGTCGGGCTGGCAGGCGGCCGCATGAAACTGGCCGACGCCTACGTGCCGCGCAACGACGCCCGCGTGATCGCGCATACGCCGGTGATCGGCGGCGGACAGACGACCGAGGTGGTGTTCCCGACGTCGCGCCTGCGCAAGGGCGGCGACTACACCTTCTTCTGCTCGTTCCCGGGCCACTGGAACATGATGAAGGGCCGCCTCGTCTTCGAGTGA
- a CDS encoding SRPBCC family protein, whose translation MSDNATPGTVRLHRVLRAPPSRVYRAFLDPDAMVKWLPPHGFTGKVHSMDARVGGGYTMSFTNFATGSSHSFGGTYVELVENELLRYTDQFDNPGLPGQMQVTVMLKQSVVGTELNVVQEGIPAAIPVDFCYQGWQESLELLAKLVEPEIPDGT comes from the coding sequence ATGTCCGACAACGCCACCCCCGGTACCGTCCGCCTGCACCGCGTGCTGCGCGCGCCGCCGTCGCGCGTCTACCGCGCCTTCCTCGATCCGGACGCGATGGTGAAGTGGCTGCCGCCGCACGGCTTCACCGGCAAGGTCCATTCGATGGATGCGCGCGTGGGCGGCGGCTACACGATGTCGTTCACTAATTTCGCAACCGGGTCCAGCCACTCGTTCGGCGGCACCTACGTGGAACTGGTCGAGAACGAGCTGCTGCGCTACACCGACCAGTTCGACAATCCCGGCCTTCCGGGCCAGATGCAGGTCACGGTGATGCTGAAGCAGAGCGTCGTCGGCACCGAACTGAACGTCGTACAGGAAGGCATTCCCGCCGCGATCCCGGTCGACTTCTGCTACCAGGGCTGGCAGGAATCGCTGGAACTGCTGGCGAAGCTGGTGGAGCCGGAGATTCCCGACGGCACGTGA
- the phhA gene encoding phenylalanine 4-monooxygenase, whose protein sequence is MNEPRRVEHQQTDKGYVPVYTTAIVDQPADYPADDHATWGALYERQRALLVGRACDEFLQAQDAMGMTPDRIPRFDALNEILRATTGWTLVGVEGLLPELEFFDHLANRRFPVTWWIRRPDQIDYIAEPDLFHDLFGHVPLLMNPVFADYMEAYGKGGVKAHGIGPDALQHLTRLYWYTVEFGLIDTKDGLRIYGAGIVSSKGESLYSLESDAPNRIGFDLERIMRTRYRIDTFQKTYFVIDSFEQLMNATAPDFTPIYARLEKQDAVPAGDVREGDTVYTRGTGEGWADGGDV, encoded by the coding sequence ATGAACGAACCGCGCCGCGTCGAGCACCAGCAGACCGACAAGGGCTACGTGCCGGTCTACACCACCGCCATCGTCGACCAGCCGGCCGACTACCCGGCGGACGACCATGCGACCTGGGGCGCCCTCTACGAACGCCAGCGCGCGCTGCTGGTCGGCCGCGCCTGCGACGAGTTCCTGCAGGCGCAGGACGCAATGGGCATGACGCCGGACCGCATCCCGCGCTTCGACGCGCTGAACGAGATACTGCGCGCCACCACCGGCTGGACGCTGGTCGGCGTGGAGGGCCTGCTGCCGGAGCTGGAGTTCTTCGACCACCTCGCCAACCGCCGCTTCCCGGTGACCTGGTGGATCCGCCGCCCGGACCAGATCGACTACATCGCCGAACCGGACCTGTTCCACGACCTGTTCGGCCATGTGCCGCTGCTGATGAACCCGGTGTTCGCCGACTACATGGAGGCCTACGGCAAGGGCGGCGTGAAGGCGCACGGGATCGGCCCGGATGCGCTGCAGCACCTGACGCGCCTGTACTGGTACACGGTGGAGTTCGGCCTGATCGATACGAAGGATGGCCTGCGCATCTACGGCGCCGGCATCGTGTCGTCGAAGGGCGAGTCGCTGTACTCGCTGGAATCGGACGCGCCCAACCGCATCGGCTTCGACCTGGAGCGCATCATGCGCACGCGCTACCGCATCGACACGTTCCAGAAGACCTACTTCGTGATCGACAGCTTCGAGCAGCTGATGAACGCGACCGCGCCGGATTTCACCCCGATCTATGCGCGGCTGGAAAAACAGGACGCAGTCCCCGCCGGCGATGTACGCGAGGGCGACACGGTCTACACGCGTGGCACCGGCGAAGGCTGGGCGGACGGCGGCGACGTCTGA
- a CDS encoding response regulator transcription factor: MTVRVALADDQALVRAGLRALLKAQQVEVVFEANDGADLLEKLQTQPVDVVLSDIRMPGVDGIDALIRLRERGDRTPVLLLTTFDDSDLLLRATEAGAQGFLLKDAAPEDLHDAIRRVAGGDTLLQPVSTDPVRARYRFHDEAPPTDTFSEREVAILRLLAGGYSNKEIARTLFLAEGTVKNYVSTILDKLGTRDRTRAVLKAITLRII, translated from the coding sequence ATGACGGTACGTGTTGCCCTGGCGGATGACCAGGCACTGGTCCGCGCGGGCCTGCGGGCGCTGTTGAAGGCCCAGCAGGTGGAGGTGGTGTTCGAGGCGAACGACGGCGCCGATCTGCTGGAGAAGCTGCAAACGCAACCGGTCGACGTGGTGCTGAGCGACATCCGCATGCCGGGCGTGGACGGCATCGATGCATTGATCAGGCTGCGCGAACGCGGCGACCGCACGCCGGTGCTGCTGCTGACCACGTTCGACGACAGCGACCTGTTGCTGCGCGCCACCGAGGCGGGTGCGCAGGGTTTCCTGCTGAAGGACGCCGCGCCGGAAGACCTGCACGACGCCATCCGGCGGGTCGCCGGCGGCGACACGCTGCTGCAACCGGTCAGCACGGATCCGGTACGCGCGCGCTACCGTTTCCACGACGAAGCGCCGCCGACGGATACCTTCAGCGAGCGCGAGGTCGCCATCCTGCGCCTGCTCGCCGGCGGCTATTCCAACAAGGAGATCGCGCGCACGCTGTTCCTGGCCGAAGGCACGGTGAAGAACTACGTCTCCACCATCCTCGACAAGCTCGGCACCCGCGACCGTACCCGCGCCGTACTGAAGGCGATCACCCTGCGGATCATCTGA
- a CDS encoding endonuclease domain-containing protein produces the protein MESRTFAKQLRRNMTDAEHRLWKHLRAHRLDGQKFRRQQPIGPYIVDFVHFGARVIVEADGGQHVQSSHDTTRDAWLIQQGFRVLRFWNDDILLRTDAVLESIWKALREGAPSPPTPLPQGERGEQPN, from the coding sequence ATGGAATCAAGGACGTTCGCCAAGCAACTTCGCCGCAACATGACAGACGCCGAGCATCGGCTCTGGAAGCATCTGCGAGCGCATCGACTCGATGGGCAGAAGTTCCGCCGGCAGCAGCCGATCGGTCCTTACATCGTCGATTTCGTGCATTTCGGAGCACGAGTGATCGTCGAGGCCGACGGCGGACAACACGTTCAGTCTTCCCATGACACGACACGCGATGCCTGGCTGATACAGCAGGGATTCCGCGTCCTTCGGTTCTGGAACGACGACATACTCCTGCGCACCGATGCCGTGCTCGAATCCATTTGGAAGGCGCTGCGCGAAGGAGCGCCCTCTCCCCCGACCCCTCTCCCGCAAGGGGAGAGGGGTGAACAGCCCAACTGA